In Vicinamibacteria bacterium, the sequence CTCATCCCGGCGTAGGCTCCGAGCACGCCCATCACAAAGAGCCAGAAATGAAGTCGAGAAAAGGCGTAAACTGCGAGCCCGCCGCCTGCCAATAGTAGTGCGATACGGAAAGACGGTCCGTACACTCCGAAGCTTCCCGAGAACAGCGAGCTCAGGACGAGCAGCCAACCAGCAAAGGATGCGACTGGCTCGAAATGTTCCTTCTTGTTCCAGTAGAGCAGGGCGAGACCCAGCAGGACGAAGACGACTCCACAGATGATGGCGTTCGTTCGTGTGGTGCCGGGAGACCAGAGCAGGTTTCCTCCCAGAGTCGATGCGGAGATTCCGCGCCAGGCGGCGAACGTCGAAAGAGCGAGCGAGAAGACCACCCGCGAGTCATACCGCAGGGCGAGCCCGGCCATGAACAGGCTCATCCAAAACAGGTGCCAGCTCCAGTGCTCTCCGAGCGGCGTGAATTGAGCCTCGACGTAGGCGATATCGGCTGAGGCCAGAAGGACACCGAGGAGTAGGACATAGTCGAAGGCGAGATGCGTCGAGGCGGCGGATCCCCAGGAGAACGAAGGCGCTTTTCGCTGGACCCAGGCGAGGCAACTCGCCGCGGCAATGCCGATGCCGAACGCGATCGCGACCGGTGAAATGTCGTCGAGGTT encodes:
- a CDS encoding DUF2157 domain-containing protein, which gives rise to MNPDVVAGISTLDREGILSQQQVAVLRPIAEGRRLSVHYELRFLLYVGVLLLTAGVGALIEQNLDDISPVAIAFGIGIAAASCLAWVQRKAPSFSWGSAASTHLAFDYVLLLGVLLASADIAYVEAQFTPLGEHWSWHLFWMSLFMAGLALRYDSRVVFSLALSTFAAWRGISASTLGGNLLWSPGTTRTNAIICGVVFVLLGLALLYWNKKEHFEPVASFAGWLLVLSSLFSGSFGVYGPSFRIALLLAGGGLAVYAFSRLHFWLFVMGVLGAYAGMSIIAVEALHGEITISMWFFVTSLASLFGLTRAYRIFSEATS